In a genomic window of Zingiber officinale cultivar Zhangliang chromosome 9B, Zo_v1.1, whole genome shotgun sequence:
- the LOC122023663 gene encoding UDP-glucose 6-dehydrogenase 5, with protein MVKICCIGAGYVGGPTMAVIAFKCPSVEVYVVDISVSRIAAWNSDRLPIYEPGLDEVVKQCRGRNLFFSSNVEQHVAEADIIFVSVNTPTKTRGLGAGKAADLTYWESAARMIADVSKSDKIVVEKSTVPVKTAEAIEKILTHNSKGINYQILSNPEFLAEGTAIEDLFKPDRVLIGGRETPEGRKAVQALKDVYAHWVPEDRIITTNLWSAELSKLAANAFLAQRISSVNAISALCEATGADVSEVAYAVGKDSRIGPKFLNASVGFGGSCFQKDILNLVYICECNGLPEVANYWRQVIKINDYQKSRFVNRVVASMFNTVAGKKIAVLGFAFKKDTGDTRETPAIDVCKGLLGDKAKISIYDPQVTEDQIQRDIAMSKFDWDHPVHLQPTSPTAVKQVSVAWDAYEATKGAHGVCILTEWNEFKELDYQKIYDNMQKPAFFFDGRNVVDPQKLREIGFIVYSIGKPLDAWLKDMPAVA; from the coding sequence ATGGTGAAGATATGCTGCATTGGTGCTGGCTACGTCGGCGGACCAACCATGGCCGTGATCGCCTTCAAGTGCCCCTCCGTCGAGGTCTACGTCGTCGACATCTCCGTGAGCCGCATCGCAGCATGGAACAGCGATCGTCTCCCTATTTACGAGCCAGGCCTCGATGAGGTCGTCAAGCAGTGCCGCGGAAGGAACCTCTTCTTCAGTAGCAACGTCGAGCAGCATGTCGCCGAGGCTGACATCATCTTCGTCTCCGTGAACACTCCCACGAAGACCCGCGGCCTCGGAGCAGGAAAGGCGGCCGACCTCACCTACTGGGAAAGCGCGGCTCGCATGATCGCCGACGTTTCCAAGTCCGACAAGATCGTGGTCGAGAAATCCACAGTTCCGGTCAAGACCGCGGAGGCCAtcgagaagattctgactcacaACAGCAAAGGCATCAACTATCAGATTCTCTCGAACCCAGAGTTTCTCGCAGAGGGCACGGCCATCGAGGACCTGTTCAAGCCTGACCGGGTTCTCATCGGCGGCCGGGAGACTCCGGAGGGCCGCAAGGCTGTTCAAGCCTTGAAAGACGTTTACGCTCATTGGGTACCCGAGGACCGCATCATAACGACCAACCTGTGGTCGGCAGAGCTCTCGAAGCTGGCGGCGAATGCCTTCTTGGCACAGAGGATATCTTCGGTCAATGCTATTTCTGCACTCTGCGAGGCTACCGGAGCCGATGTTTCTGAGGTGGCCTACGCCGTCGGCAAAGATTCAAGGATCGGCCCTAAATTCCTCAACGCTAGTGTCGGATTCGGAGGGTCCTGTTTCCAGAAAGATATCCTTAATCTCGTCTACATATGCGAGTGCAATGGCCTGCCGGAGGTAGCCAACTACTGGAGGCAGGTCATTAAGATCAATGACTACCAGAAGAGCCGCTTTGTGAACCGCGTCGTCGCCTCCATGTTCAACACCGTCGCCGGGAAAAAGATTGCCGTGCTGGGATTCGCCTTCAAGAAGGACACGGGCGACACGAGGGAGACCCCTGCCATCGATGTTTGCAAGGGGCTGTTGGGGGACAAGGCCAAGATCAGCATTTACGACCCCCAGGTGACGGAGGACCAGATCCAACGCGACATAGCGATGAGCAAGTTCGATTGGGATCATCCGGTGCACCTTCAGCCGACGAGCCCGACTGCCGTGAAGCAGGTGAGCGTTGCCTGGGACGCATACGAGGCGACCAAGGGGGCGCACGGCGTTTGCATCCTCACGGAATGGAATGAGTTCAAGGAGTTGGATTACCAGAAGATCTATGACAACATGCAGAAGCCGGCCTTCTTCTTCGACGGCCGCAATGTGGTCGACCCGCAGAAGCTCAGGGAGATTGGGTTCATCGTTTACTCGATTGGGAAGCCTCTGGACGCATGGCTCAAGGACATGCCTGCTGTTGCCTGA